A portion of the Desmodus rotundus isolate HL8 chromosome 8, HLdesRot8A.1, whole genome shotgun sequence genome contains these proteins:
- the LYZL4 gene encoding lysozyme-like protein 4, whose product MEASALLSLISCLVVPSGAAVLGRCVVAQKLYEGGLSDFEGYSLENWVCLAYFESKFNPVAVYENLRESYTGFGLFQIRNPDWCDKGRNLCHVSCSALLNPNLNKTIECAKKIVKGKEGMGAWPSWTLNCQNSDTLARWLDGCKL is encoded by the exons ATGGAGGCATCGGCCTTGCTCTCCCTCATCAGCTGCCTCGTGGTCCCCAGTGGTGCTGCTGTCTTGGGACGCTGTGTGGTGGCTCAGAAGCTCTACGAGGGAGGCCTGAGTGATTTTGAGGGCTACAGCCTTGAAAACT GGGTGTGCCTGGCTTACTTTGAGAGCAAGTTCAACCCCGTGGCTGTCTATGAGAACTTGCGTGAGTCCTACACGGGCTTCGGCCTCTTTCAGATTCGCAACCCTGACTGGTGCGACAAGGGGAGGAACCTCTGCCACGTGTCCTGCTCCG CTTTACTGAATCCGAATTTAAACAAGACAATTGAATGTGCCAAGAAAattgtaaaaggaaaagaaggaatggGAGCATG gccttcctgGACCCTGAACTGCCAGAACTCCGACACTCTGGCACGGTGGTTGGATGGATGCAAGTTGTAG